One genomic region from Thunnus maccoyii chromosome 16, fThuMac1.1, whole genome shotgun sequence encodes:
- the LOC121914026 gene encoding uncharacterized protein LOC121914026, with the protein MEELPQLPPELWVYVFSFLSTEERHAVRSCCRSLKELIDHPPLWREHTVLLSNLRRYTYGFWDTLNRRRLTRVAVRHLRRKEWRRLVTFLPSLTAVVFVDGGRQYKQKYLDNLARFPELKDLGVRNATWDEPMLSPGLTEQLRDRLTHLSVCNVRLPCTVQFIRAVSHLVNLRHLLFHQQGEGYGLDTVRPVPREVFHHLLLNLKKLRHLSWGMRGEPREPLPDDYMSPPDPEQPGTYGGPALTSLELVDYPETILPENALRSLTSLRSLTVRYRYIREGLECRLGSWLSPLNQLETLTIIGGNSLAAYTTTIPSSVTRLTLRVAITLKDMDSIAPKVPALEHLDIEQNRSSGSLCRRIPMLFPQLRTLRIRFFRREPEKDLLSLHRLRHLVQLELLVERSFILRDYLNGHPWPSPGVQELINQLRELSENRINVITTMRQRNPLRECDCVWEGD; encoded by the exons ATGGAGGAGCTgccgcagctgccgcctgaaCTTTGGGTTTATGTGTTCAGCTTCCTGAGCACCGAGGAGCGGCACGCGGTCCGCAGCTGCTGCCGCTCCCTGAAGGAGCTCATCGACCATCCGCCTCTGTGGAGGGAGCACACGGTGTTGCTGTCCAACCTCCGCCGCTACACCTACGGCTTCTGGGACACGCTGAACCGCCGCAGGCTGACCCGGGTAGCGGTGCGGCACCTGCGGCGCAAAGAGTGGCGGCGGCTCGTTACGTTCCTGCCGTCGCTCACCGCAGTCGTGTTCGTGGACGGCGGCCGGCAGTATAAGCAGAAGTACCTGGACAACCTGGCGCGGTTCCCCGAGCTGAAGGACCTCGGGGTGCGGAACGCCACCTGGGACGAGCCCATGCTGAGTCCGGGTCTGACCGAGCAGCTGCGGGACCGGTTGACGCACCTGAGCGTGTGTAACGTGCGGCTGCCGTGCACGGTGCAGTTCATCCGCGCCGTGTCGCACCTGGTCAACCTGCGGCACCTGCTGTTCCATCAGCAGGGGGAGGGCTACGGGCTGGACACGGTGCGGCCGGTGCCCCGAGAGGTTTTccatcatctgctgctgaacCTGAAGAAGCTCAGACACCTGTCCTGGGGGATGAGGGGGGAGCCGCGGGAACCGCTGCCCGACGACTACATGAGCCCCCCGGACCCGGAGCAGCCAG GAACGTACGGCGGCCCGGCGCTGACCAGTCTGGAGCTGGTGGATTACCCAGAAACCATCCTGCCTGAGAACGCTCTGAGGAGCCTGACCTCGCTCAGGTCGCTCACCGTCCGCTACAGGTACATCAGAGAGGGTCTGGAGTGTCGCCTCGGGTCCTGGCTGAGTCCTCTGAACCAGCTGGAAACTCTCACCATCAtcg GTGGAAACTCTCTCGCTGCGTACACGACCACCATCCCATCCAGTGTGACCAGGCTGACGCTGCGTGTCGCCATCACGCTGAAGGACATGGACTCCATCGCGCCTAAAGTCCCGGCGCTCGAGCACCTGGACATCGAGCAGAACCGCTCCAGCGGCAGCCTCTGCAGACGAATCCCCATGTTGTTCCCTCAACTCAGGACGCTCAGGATACG cTTTTTCCGTCGGGAGCCGGAGAAAGACCTGCTAAGCCTCCACCGGCTGCGTCACCTGGTGCagctggagctgctggtggaGCGTTCGTTCATCCTGAGGGACTACCTGAACGGTCACCCTTGGCCCAGCCCCGGCGTTCAGGAGCTGATCAACCAGCTGCGAGAGCTGTCCGAAAACAGAATCAACGTCATCACTACAATGCGCCAGAGAAACCCGCTACGGGAGTGTGACTGCGTGTGGGAGGGGGACtga
- the yipf6 gene encoding protein YIPF6, whose translation MAAAEEASRPFAGLSDVSISEDIPVEGDIAVPIGSSRRDDEFSTLDEPVKETILRDLRAVGNKFVHVLYPQRSSALLRDWDLWGPLLLCVTLALLLQGGAADSDEQGGPQFAEVFVIVWFGSIIITLNSKLLGGTISFFQSLCVLGYCIMPLTVAMAVCRIVLIGGSGTVSFAVRLAVVIASFSWSTFASTAFLADSQPPNRKALVVYPVFLFYFVIGWMVLTFSPSQ comes from the exons ATGGCGGCAGCGGAGGAGGCCAGCAGGCCGTTCGCCGGGCTGTCGGACGTCTCCATCTCGGAGGACATCCCGGTGGAGGGGGACATCGCCGTGCCCATTGGCTCATCTCGGCGGGACGATGAGTTCTCCACGCTGGACGAGCCGGTGAAGGAGACCATCCTGCGGGACCTGCGGGCGGTGGGGAACAAGTTCGTCCACGTACTGTACCCGCAGCGCAGCTCGGCGCTGCTGCGGGACTGGGACCTGTGGGGCCCGCTGCTGCTGTGCGTGACGCTGGCGCTGCTGCTGCAGGGCGGCGCGGCAGACAGCGACGAGCAGGGTGGCCCGCAGTTCGCCGAG GTCTTCGTCATCGTCTGGTTTGgctccatcatcatcaccctCAACTCCAAACTGCTGGGCGGCACCATCTCGTTCTTCCAGAGCCTGTGCGTGTTGGGATACTGCATCATGCCTCTGACGGTGGCCATGGCCGTGTGCCGGATCGTCCTGATCGGCGGCTCGGGCACGGTCAGCTTCGCCGTGCGGCTGGCGGTGGTCATCGCGTCCTTCAGCTGGTCCACCTTCGCCTCCACGGCCTTCCTCGCCGACAGCCAGCCGCCCAACCGCAAGGCGCTGGTGGTGTACCCGGTGTTCCTCTTCTACTTTGTGATCGGCTGGATGGTCCTGACGTTCTCGCCGTCGCagtag